In Apium graveolens cultivar Ventura unplaced genomic scaffold, ASM990537v1 ctg8610, whole genome shotgun sequence, the genomic stretch TTTTGGGAACTACTCATCATTGATGAATGAAACACCAACAGATGAGAATGTTGTTGAATCACCGGTTCGTCCTAAAGGTACAAAAGCAGCTAAGAGGGAGGGGAAAAAAAGGCAGAGTTTAATGATCTTAAAAAAAAGATTATGAAGAAATAAAGCTAGTTTATGCAAGAGATTAGATCTAATGGCAGAGTTCAATGAACTTAAGAAAAAGAGGAGGCTAGGAAAGAGAATGAATCAGATATGCAACTTCTTACGCTTGATACTAGTATAATGAAAGAGGCTCAACGAGAGATTTATGCCAAAATTATTGAGGAAGTCAAATCAAGACGCAGGTGGAACTAGCCATTGGAATCTAGTTGCTTGTTTATTTTTATTTGGAATTAGTTGTTGGAAACTAGTTGTTCGTTTGATTCTGTTTGGAATAAGTTCTTGGAAGTTAGTTTTTGTTTGTTTCTATTTGGAACTAGCCGTTGTAATTTAGTTCTTGTTTATTTTTAGTTCAAACTAGccgttttcttttattatttgtatctcctataaaacatgtATGTTCTTTGTGATAGTCTGCAACTCATTTTTTTCATTCACAGTGCAATCAAAATATATACTACGGATGAGAACTCTGATTGTCTAAAGAATTTATTGAAGAAGGCTCGTCAACCACGACTAAACCAGTGATATGCAAAGACCGTGAAGCGGGTCATGAACGATTGGAGAGAGATTATTTTGCTCAAAATCCAGTATACCCTCTAGATACATTCCGACGACGGTTTTCGAATGGGAAGACACGTGGTCCTTCGAATTGTGGATGCTCTTTCAAATTTGATCCATATTTTCAGCAGAAGGTTGATGCATTGGAAAGAAAGGGCCTATCACCTTTACAAAATTCACGGCGGCCATACGCATGTTGGCATATGGAATTGGAACGGATGCAGTTGATGATTATGTGTGCATTGGTACGTCCACTGCAATTGAATGCTTGAAAAAATTTGTTAccaatattattttaatttttgagaGTGAATATTTGCGAAAGCCAAACTCAAATGATGTACAACGTCTCATAAAAATGGGAAAGGCTCGCGGTTTTCCCGGAATGATGGGGAGTATTGACTACATGCATTTGCAGTGGAAAAATTGCCCTAAAGCATGGAAAGGGATGTTCATGAGGGGTCATAAAGGAGTTCCAACAATATTGCTTAATGTTGTTGCCTCATCGGACCTATGGATATGACATGCATTTTTCGGAGTTGCTGGTTCTAATAACGACATGAATGTGTTAGACCGATAATCGATATTGATGATGTACTAGAAGGTCGTGCTCCTGAGGTAAATTACAATATTAATGGTAACAACTATAACATGGGGGTACTATCTAACAGATGGAATCTATCCTGAATGGGCTACGTTCGTGAAACAATTCCACGTCCACAGGGTGAAAAGATAAAATTGTTCTCCAAATATCAAGAAGGTCATCGAAAAAACGTAGAAATGACATTTGGCGTGTTGCAATCTCAATTTGCAATTGTACATGATCCAACACAATTTTGGGATAAAGAAGATCTCGCTAAAATAATGAGAGCGTGTATTATACTACATAATATGATCGTTGAGGATGAGAGAGACACATACGCCACTCCCTTTGGCGCTTTACTATCTTACGATGATGCAACATATGGCTTACCCGCCTCCAAACTTAGGCGAAGAATCTTTAGCCTCTAATGAAATGTATATCGGAAGGACTATCCAACTTTGTGACAGGCAGAAACATCGTCAACTACAATTCGATCTGGTTGAGCATATCACAATGTTCCATAATAATGATTAACTAGCTCTAtagcccgtgcaatgcacggaCATGCTCTATATTGGGCGAATCGATATTATTTTAGTTATTCTTGTTGATAATATTTCATGTTGTCCCCCCTCCTAATGATGATGGATTTATTTTTGTATATGAGTAGATTTTTATTTTGATGACATTGGTGCAATAGTGTTTATCTACAATTAACGTAGAGACTTGTAGTGACATTTCTTGTTTTTTACTGTTAAGGACGATCCatgaattttttttagaaatttagTAATTTTACATAATATAGTTGTTTGTTTACATAAGATTTTatttataattgttatttgaattttagtattcTTCAATTTTAATTTCCGACCTCAGTAACTCTTTCCCCTCTCtcaaaaaatattaatgaatCCACATCTCACGGCATACTAGGCGCTTTCGGGTTGTATTTTAATATGTAAACTTTACCaagattatttattttagttaatattaTCAGTTCATGTCATAATGACGCAGTAAAATACCAATATAAACCAACATTATCAtatattttatgaattatgaGGACCATAAGTTAAAGGTTTTTTTACATAAATTcacacatacatatacatatatatatgtgtgtatatattataatacatatatatatatatatgtgtgtgtatttatatatatatatatgtatgtatatatatatatatatatgaaagcccataatttatttatttttgtgtaaatacaaaaatataataCTTAAAGTATGACATGGttagatataaatatatattcacTTAGAGGTATAATGGTTCTGATCCACataatcatatttaatatataaGTTTATCTAGTTCATTTGTTTGTAATATTTAATTCGCAAATGTTTATAATAGATCTAAATATTAGTGTTAATGTGATAAATATGGTATATGTCAGTCAACTGTGTTATTAAAGGTCACTGGTAGGCTGTGATAATATCATTAAAATTAATGACGAACAATAATATTTTGtacaaataaaatttattataatttaaatgtactaccactttttataaataacatgattttgtactcaagtttctaatgtattaatattatttattttgttataataataataataatattattattattataattattattaatataatataaataataataattattattattagaatttttaatatatatgttttataaacctgctattaaaatgaaatattttttctttttaatgaaatttaaaattattactattaatattaatatttaattttactttatatttaaaattcacttatttatattattaatttgataattTATAATGTATGTATTCTCGTTTTTAGAATTTAACTTACGTTAAAAATAAGGACAATTTTTGTAGACAAAAAAATTTGAATCATTAACTAAAAGGGAAATTTAAGGGAAATTTCATTTGAAGACGAGGGTTTTTAATTTTCGGAGCAAATAAAAAGGATAAGACAATACTACGCCATGCCAAATAGAAAAATAAACTGAgggtaatataatattttttattgtcTTGCTCTGATAATTAAGAACCTGCTCTGAAAATATAACATCTCTaactaaattattatatatatacatatatacgtaCATACGTACATATGTTTGgatgtatgtatgtatacatGCGTGCATGTATTTctataataattagttataatGAATATGTATATATTAAGTATGCAATTATTAATCTATATTAGTAAGTCATAACTTAGGTATTATATGATCCATGCATATATCTctataataattagttataaatatatatatatatatattaagtatgtAACAACTAATCGATATTAATAAGTTAATGATGTGAtaacttatgtattatatgaattcTTATGCAATGGTtatcatttaaattttttatactaattttttaatagagtatgtaaattttatgaagaaattatttttaatgacttacatattaatgatgttttaattgaggtaataaaaattacatgaatgaatctgtattaattatataataatgaatGAGTATTAATGATTAAAACAAATAATGTTTGGATATTAATTAATGTATTTATGATTAAATAATAAATGAGTATTAATGGCTAAAACAAATATTGAATGGATATTAACTATTATATTCATGATTAAATTTGCTCATTAATTACCGTATCTATGATTAAATAATGAATGAACATTAATGGTTAAACAAATATTATATGAAcattaattattatatttatgattaaatttgcTCAGCGAACCCCTGTTGCTGTATTAGATATATAGTAGATAGATTTGTTTCAGATGTAATATTTTAAATTGTCATGTTcttgtaatattttattttttaattatgtaatgtattttaataataagtaatatttttatttttaatcttattaatatttaatttttaaattttaaattttaaacacGTTTAGTCGGAGTGGGTCACTTGATTTACCAAGCCCATGAAGAAGGAAATGGCAGTGGACTTGGGTCACTTGATTTACTAAAAGTTGGACTTGGGCTTTGAATAGGAGCCGGTTGACCACCTAATTTACCAAGCCTATGTTTTGCTTACTGGGCTTCAAAAATAAGGAAATGGCACTTGCTCGGCCTATATAATACGGCTTAGGGTTAGGATTAGCACCCGTTTATTGTAATCAATTTCATGTAATCATGGTTTTGGAGGTGAAATCGAGTTGCAGCCGATTGATTTCTTTTTCTACACGAAGCAGcctcatcatattcaatctctcaaTCGCCCCTTTTTATTAATTATAAGGTGTCAATTTCAAGACTCAATTCACTTGTACAATCTTTTATGAGTATAATTTATGTGTTTTTTTAGTTTAATTCTTCATTTTTATTCGAATTTCTGAATTACTTGTagaaacaatgaagaaagtgctccacGAATCTCGTCCCCGTCCCCGTACAGTTTTCAGGTAATTCTCCATCTTTTAAATACAACAAGTTGATCTAATTTTGtgtaattgtgtgtgtgtgtaaagTGTATGAAGAAGAAATCTAGAATGGATACGTTCACGTTCATTTTTGTGGTTGTTTTTTCTATTTAAATGGACCCCGATCCGAAATTTCCAGCCTCAAACCCttataatttgaaaatttattgttaATACTTAACTTTATCCTAGGGCAACATTTACGGTTCATTTACAGTGAAATGATTATATCGTAAAGGATTAATATGGAAGATGCATTGTTAAGTGGTTGCAGAATaaataaatttgttttaattTCTATTTATGAAGAAATATTCACAAAAAATAGGCATGACTATGTAAATACGGTAGATTAAAACCGTGGTCTTTGAGAGGGCCTCACCAAGTCTGTTTCTAAAGTTTGTTTTCATGTATTCTAATTGGCTAGCCTTATACTCGTGATCTGGAAGCGGAACTGCACGTGATAAAAGAAGAGAATGCACGTCTGCAACATGCTTCGGTAAGTAAGACACTGGCTAcgactttgtttctttaaaacaAATCTGCATGTTTATTATTAGTTATCTTTTTGGCTAGTGCAAACATAAACTAGAAGCAACAAAGAGGATTACGCAGCAGACATGTTGACCATCATTTATATCTTGCATATTTTCATGTTCAGTAATCATTCATGTGCATTACTTTTACATGAGAAGGTCTAGTAATAAGTTCCTTTAGATTAATATTATTGATCTTGTTATAAACTTATTCTTATAATTTTCTTAACAAGTGCCCTGGTTTTCAGCAATTGTTTGAGGAAGCTGTTGCAGGCCATCTAAATCCATAGCATCTGACCGTGATTTGCTCAGATGAAGCCTCAAAATATTATTACTGTGGATTCTTCTTTAATGTCCATCCAATTATTTAGAGCAGCTGCACCTGCAACCTACTAGATGGGGTAATGCCCAGAATAGTACATGGGTGCAGAAAGCAAAAGGTGCAGATAATTACTTTAGTctcttcatctttttcaaagaCCCTATTTATAACTTTTTGCATATATAGGATAATAGGATGCCTCCGCTGGACCTTTGTTGCACTGTGGAGCAATCAGCTTTTGTTTCTTTGAAGTTCCAGCAGTCTCCAGTGCTTCTTTCGGCCTGAGCTGCTGCATAAGAATCTCGCTAAATAAGGGGTTCTGAAATGCTTTGGCCATGCTAATGAACATCTGCTGTTGCTTCTGTTCAGTCCTTCTCAGCCTCTCTTTAACAGATAACAGATAATTATCTGCATTCTCCTGTTCCTTTTGGATATTCAAAATTTCAGTCCTAAGCCTGTCGGTATCACTCTCTAATTGTTCGAGTTCTGCCTCCTGTTTAAGGCGCTCTCCATCACGTGAATGCTGTGAACTCTTTTCATCCCTTAAGACATGCTGCTCAGGTTGCTGTAAATTGGTATAAGTAACACCGCCTCTCTTGTAGATGCTTCTCAAAAAAATTGAGTTTTGAATATGGTTCTCCCTGATCATGAGCCAACTCAGTCCGCATTTGTAGCATTTTCCGAcctttcttttaatcaattcGTCAAACAATCTCAACAAAATATATACAGCAACAAATATAATCCACCAGAATTGAAATACTACCCAACATATTACTGATGTCATCAGTGCAACCATATTGCCCTGGTTTTCTGCAATTGCTTGAGGAAGCTGTTGTAGGCCATCTAAATCCATAGCATCTGACCGTGATTGGCTCAGATGAAGCCTCAAAATATTATTACTGTGGATTCTTCTTTAATGTCCATCCAATTATTTTAGAGCAGCTGCAACCTACTAGATGCGGTAATGCCCAGAATAGTACATGGGTGCAGAAAGCAAAAGGTGCAGATAATTACTTTAGTctcttcatctttttcaaagaCCCTATTTATTATCTTTTTGCATATATAGTAGATAAATACTTGGTATTCCTTCCGTTCCTCTGCGGTAATTGTTCATATTCCCAATTGAATACTTCTTAGGCGATTGTTCAGATTCCTGATTGGCATATGATCTTTAGATATATAGTCTTACTTTTCACAACTGTTGAAGGAATTAACTTTAGTGAATAAATGAGGTCACAAATATAATGCCTTGCTAGCTTGTAATCAGGGTCTTAATTTTAACCATCCAGTCTTCTGTTGTAGACAACAACGAAATATTAAATGTGTACAGGCTCTTTTTAACAATGTTCACTAAATTAATGTGCTTCTCTGATTGGTTTGTGTACCTTTTTCGTAACTTCCTGTACCAGATCTAGACGCTACTCTATTCCCTGATGATGGCCGTACAGTATTTTTAGAATAAACTTTCTTGTCGAATATGGACTGATAGTATTTGTTTAATGTAAAAATAAACTAACAGCGCCATAATTTAAATAGGAATTTCCTTCTTCTTGTTATACTTGGTATTTGAATAAACACCTTTTAATTCATAGAGTAATTGACAATGTTGGAATTTGAATTTGTAAAACGTA encodes the following:
- the LOC141705185 gene encoding uncharacterized protein LOC141705185, with the protein product MLAYGIGTDAVDDYVCIGTSTAIECLKKFVTNIILIFESEYLRKPNSNDVQRLIKMGKARGFPGMMGSIDYMHLQWKNCPKAWKGMFMRGHKGVPTILLNVVASSDLWI